The sequence AAACTGCAAGTGCGGGTATGGATGTTTCTCTTCTCCAAATACTGTCCTGCTATGAGCTTACCCTGGAATCTTGGTAAAATACTAATATGCAGAGAGAGAAAACCATTTCAGTCCGTTACTTGATCGAGatttaattttctttgatgatagaaAACTGATTTGATTATTATCGGATCGTTTATCGTTGCAGCAAGATGTACCCTGACCTGGACGAGCAGGCCAGCATCACCACCCAGACCCAGGCCGTGGTCGTCCTCGGCGTGGCTCCTGGGAACAAGGCCGGGCAGTTCGAGATGGCCGCCGGCGAGTCTGGCGAGGGCTGCAGCTGCGGCGCCAACTGCAAGTGCAACCCCTGCAACTGCTAAGCTTCACGCGCTGCGATGCAACGCACTTGTGTGATGGTGTGAGAGTACATGTACGTAAATAACAAGAAGCATCTGACGGAGTCGAGCAAGTACGTGCGCGGTGTGTGTGTCTACTAGCTCGCTCTGCTCTGATCTGCTCTTTGTGTCGTCCTTCCTTGTGTTTGTGTGTGCTTGTGTCCCTGTAATTGCTTCATCTATCTCCGACCATGGAGTATGGAGTGATGAATTAATATACAGTACTGTACAAGAAAGGGCAAGTTTGCCTAATCAATTGAGCGAAATTTCTACTTCAATTAAAACAGAGCTCTCTGTAATTGGTTCAAATCTTCctctcctgtttttttttttttttcactcaaaaagaaagaaagaaagaaagaaagaatctTACTATCGGGCTTACTTGTCATTGTTTGGACATCCTTTTGAAT is a genomic window of Lolium rigidum isolate FL_2022 unplaced genomic scaffold, APGP_CSIRO_Lrig_0.1 contig_34818_1, whole genome shotgun sequence containing:
- the LOC124681171 gene encoding metallothionein-like protein 1, producing MSCSCGSSCNCGSNCKCGKMYPDLDEQASITTQTQAVVVLGVAPGNKAGQFEMAAGESGEGCSCGANCKCNPCNC